The DNA region GAAAAAGAGGATCAGTGATAACCGGGGGAGCGGGGACACCATGTCGCAGGTAATTGATCTGGAAAAAGGGAGGCTCCAGTTGGCGGTGCGACGGGGCTTTCGGAACTGGGCAAGCCGGTTCAGGGAGGATTTCGGGTCTGATACCCGGCTGTGTGATATCTCCTTAAAAACTCTCTCCTGTCTGGCGCAGGGAAAAGATAAAGGCGCCTTTTACCTGTATGATCTGATCATGAGCCTCAAAGGACTGGGTTCGGGATTCGAATTTCATGAGTTGGATCCAAAAAAGAAGATGGCCATAATGGATCTGCATCTGTTTCTGCTGGATCGCATCCGGTTTGAATGCATGAAAAGACTCGGTTGGCTGGAGGCGTATCCGGGTGAGGAAATTACCCTGGTAGGGCTGATCATGCAGTTTGACAATTTAGCTCCGGGGCTTCAGGCAAAAATACCTCTTCTCAGTCGGGATCACCCTGACTACCCGCGATACGCTGAGGTAAATGCCTTTGATAAAGAAGGCGTTATCAGAAAACTGATCCCCAGGCTCATGAAAGAGATGGAAGGCTACTCCGATACCTTGTAAACTTTGTCTCCTTCTCTGACTTTTTCCCTCACTTTCACCCCCACGAGATCTCCGGCCGTGACTTCATCAACCGGTTGATTGTCGACCTCCATGGTGGCGATCTCTTCTGTAAAATCGGTGGTGTGACCCTTGTATCGCAGCAAATCGCCCTTTTTGATGGATCCGTGCATTACTTCCAGGGCAGCAACCCCCGGCTTGGCAAAAAACTTGACAATTACCCCCACCTGCTCTTCAGTCATGGGAACCCCTCCTTCTTATTATGGTTCAATATTTAGAGGTTGAGCGGGTCTCTCGTTCCCGTGCTCCTGGTCCCGTTCTCACGCTCCAGCCTGGAACGCATACCCGCCTTGGAAGATTCCTGCATCCGTCTGCAGCGGACCTTTTGTCGTTTTTCCAGGAGCCAAAAGTGTTATCCCTTTTAATTATTCCCTTTTCAAGAAATTGTCAAGAGTCGCCGCCCGTTGCCTATTGAAGCCGATGGTGTTTTGTGATATTCAGAGAATCACATCTGTTCAAAGAGCATTTCGACCCGGGACGATAACCTATGAGGAAGTGGGGATGGGTGAAACCACGAGATTCACACGTTATAATGAGTTTAATGGGATCAAGGTCTATTACACCGAAGGTCTGGATGGGGGCGGCGCCGGCTTCGGGCAGGATTATATCGATTTTGTAAGAACGAATTTTTCTCCTCGACCGAGAATCTTTGAATGGTGTTCGGGCCCGGGTTTTATCGGATTTTCCCTCCTGGCCCACGGTCTTTGCGATACCTTATGCCTGGCGGATATCAATCCACTGGCAACAGCGGCCTGTGAAAAAACCATCCGCTTAAATAGACTTGAAGACAAGGTGACGGTATATTTGTCAGATAATCTGACGCGTATACCGCCTTCTGAGAGATGGGATCTGGTGGTCGGAAATCCGCCCCACTTCAAGACGATCTCCACCAAAAAAAGAAGCCCTGAAATTATATACCTGGATAGAGACTGGAAGGTCCACAGGCGTTTTTATGAAGATGTCGGCGCCTTTCTGAATAGGGATGGGGCACTGCTGATTCAGGAAAATACCCTGCGATCGACAACAGCGGATTTCAGGGAGATGATCGAGTCCAACGGGTTTACCATTGTGGATACCCCCATCTGTAAGTCGGATTCAAGATACTATTATATTTGGAGCGTAAAAACCGCATGACCGCACCTCTTTGGAAAATCCAATAATATGAACTCTGGTCTTCTCGAGGCCCCAATCTCTCCGTGACAATATTCGGCATCATTCGAATCCTCCCCATCCTGATCCTGTTCTGCTCGGGATGCGATATCGCCTATCTGTTCCATGCAGCCGCGGGTCAGTTCCATATTCTCAACGATTCGATCCCCATCCAGGCGGCCTTGAATGACAGATCCCTCTCTCCTGATGAACAGGAGCGGCTTCGGTTGGTTGCCAGGATTAAGGCATTCGGGGAAAAAGACCTCGGCTTAAAAGAGACAGACAATTATGAAACCGTTTATCTCTCCTCTTCCGAACGCCCCATTTATACGGTCTCTGCCTCTCCCAAAGACCGTCTCTGTCAAAAGACCTGGTGGTTTCCGTTTGTGGGGGATATCCCCTACTTAGGATTTTTTGACCGGGAAAGGGCCCGGCAGGAGCGGGATCGACTCGCGGCCCAGGATCTGGATGCGTTCATCGGCGTTGCAGATGCGTACAGCACTCTCGGCTGGTTTAAGGACCCTGTCACCCTGAATCTGATCCAGGGGACCACCCCCGATCTGGGGGAGATCATCCTCCATGAAATGACGCACACGACCCTCTATCTCAAGGGACAGAGCCCATTCAACGAAGGTCTGGCAGTCCTGGTAGGCAAGGTGGGCGCGGTTCACTTTTTCGAACACACCTTCGGACCGTTACATCCATTTACCCGGAAGGCAAAGGCGTCCTTGGACGATGAACGACGCTTCTCCGGATTTCTGAATGGGTTGATGGATAAGCTGGAATTTCTTTATGGATCATCCCTGAGCTATGAAGAAAAACTGACCCGGCGGAAAGCCATTTTTTCAAACGCCCTGGAAACCTTCAAAGGCCTTTCAACAGAATTCAAGACAGATCGCTTTTCCCGGTTCGGCCAGGCGCCTCTCAACAATGCGTACCTACAGGCAGTGGGTCTGTATCACCGCCATTTTGATCTCTTTGAATCGGTACTGAAGGCAAAGGGCGGATCGATCAGGGAGGTGCTCTCGTTTTTTGAAGGGCTTGCCAAGGAAAACAACGATCT from Deltaproteobacteria bacterium includes:
- a CDS encoding methyltransferase; its protein translation is MGETTRFTRYNEFNGIKVYYTEGLDGGGAGFGQDYIDFVRTNFSPRPRIFEWCSGPGFIGFSLLAHGLCDTLCLADINPLATAACEKTIRLNRLEDKVTVYLSDNLTRIPPSERWDLVVGNPPHFKTISTKKRSPEIIYLDRDWKVHRRFYEDVGAFLNRDGALLIQENTLRSTTADFREMIESNGFTIVDTPICKSDSRYYYIWSVKTA
- a CDS encoding aminopeptidase; the encoded protein is MTIFGIIRILPILILFCSGCDIAYLFHAAAGQFHILNDSIPIQAALNDRSLSPDEQERLRLVARIKAFGEKDLGLKETDNYETVYLSSSERPIYTVSASPKDRLCQKTWWFPFVGDIPYLGFFDRERARQERDRLAAQDLDAFIGVADAYSTLGWFKDPVTLNLIQGTTPDLGEIILHEMTHTTLYLKGQSPFNEGLAVLVGKVGAVHFFEHTFGPLHPFTRKAKASLDDERRFSGFLNGLMDKLEFLYGSSLSYEEKLTRRKAIFSNALETFKGLSTEFKTDRFSRFGQAPLNNAYLQAVGLYHRHFDLFESVLKAKGGSIREVLSFFEGLAKENNDLLKATALWLQGRSTPHT